A region from the Paludicola sp. MB14-C6 genome encodes:
- a CDS encoding 4Fe-4S dicluster domain-containing protein, translated as MRGIYTPVTKIRRQVFEKVAELAFSNDYSKVDDIPYEIIKGEVASYRESVFKERAIVAERIRLACGLSVRQADEHAPLSRDFNKAVACERVYEPPLVEVIPFACNACPETAYEVTNNCRNCLAHPCTSVCPVKAVSIVNGKSFIDKEKCVKCGRCAEACPYNAIVKYDRPCAAACGVDAIESDHLGRAQINHDKCVSCGQCLVHCPFAAISDKSQIFQLILALKSNNNVIAEIAPAFVGQFGPLATPNKVKAALLEIGFKDVYEVALGADAGAIAEAEHFLHAIPNEQPLLATSCCPSWSVMAKTLFPELAECVSGELTPMVATARMVKKDHPDAKVVFIGPCAAKKLEAFRRTVKSDVDFVITFEELMGIFAAKNIDFTQECGETVEDAAATGRGYGVAGGVADAIVSCIKKMDPEREVLVDRAEGLRNCRKMLTLAKAGKRNGYLLEGMACEGGCIGGAGTLQPLVKAAAQVKKFASESPYPNVMDKK; from the coding sequence ATGAGAGGAATATATACACCGGTAACAAAAATCAGACGTCAAGTATTTGAAAAAGTTGCAGAGCTTGCTTTTTCAAATGATTACTCCAAAGTTGATGATATCCCTTATGAAATCATTAAAGGTGAAGTTGCTTCTTATCGTGAGAGCGTTTTTAAAGAGAGGGCAATCGTAGCAGAACGAATTCGGTTGGCTTGTGGGCTATCTGTGCGTCAAGCAGACGAACACGCTCCTTTATCACGTGATTTCAATAAGGCAGTTGCTTGTGAGCGTGTTTATGAGCCACCTCTAGTGGAAGTTATTCCGTTTGCTTGTAATGCTTGTCCGGAAACGGCTTATGAGGTAACCAATAATTGTAGAAATTGTTTAGCACATCCGTGTACAAGTGTCTGCCCGGTTAAAGCAGTATCTATAGTAAACGGCAAATCTTTTATTGATAAAGAAAAATGTGTAAAATGCGGTCGATGTGCAGAAGCATGTCCGTATAATGCAATTGTAAAATATGATAGACCATGTGCAGCAGCTTGTGGCGTTGATGCAATTGAGAGTGATCATTTGGGACGTGCACAAATTAACCATGATAAATGTGTGTCATGTGGTCAATGCTTAGTGCATTGTCCGTTTGCTGCAATTTCAGATAAATCACAAATATTTCAGTTGATTTTAGCATTAAAGAGTAACAACAATGTCATTGCTGAAATAGCACCTGCTTTTGTTGGACAATTTGGTCCGTTAGCAACACCAAACAAAGTCAAAGCCGCATTGTTGGAAATTGGGTTTAAAGATGTTTATGAAGTAGCTCTTGGAGCAGATGCTGGTGCGATTGCAGAAGCAGAACATTTTCTACATGCAATTCCGAATGAGCAGCCATTGTTAGCAACATCATGTTGCCCATCATGGTCTGTTATGGCAAAAACACTCTTCCCAGAATTAGCGGAATGCGTTTCAGGAGAATTAACTCCTATGGTTGCAACAGCAAGAATGGTGAAGAAAGATCATCCAGATGCAAAAGTTGTTTTTATCGGTCCATGTGCAGCAAAAAAACTAGAGGCTTTTCGTAGAACAGTAAAAAGTGATGTTGATTTTGTAATTACCTTTGAAGAGTTAATGGGTATTTTTGCAGCTAAAAATATTGACTTCACGCAAGAATGTGGAGAAACAGTTGAAGATGCAGCAGCAACCGGTCGTGGCTATGGTGTTGCCGGTGGTGTAGCGGATGCAATTGTTAGCTGTATTAAGAAAATGGATCCGGAACGTGAAGTATTGGTTGATCGTGCAGAAGGCTTACGCAATTGCAGAAAGATGCTGACACTTGCAAAAGCAGGAAAACGCAATGGCTATTTACTAGAGGGTATGGCTTGTGAAGGTGGATGTATTGGTGGAGCCGGTACTTTACAACCACTAGTAAAAGCTGCTGCTCAAGTGAAAAAATTTGCTTCTGAATCTCCTTATCCAAACGTAATGGATAAAAAATAG
- a CDS encoding helix-turn-helix domain-containing protein has translation MSIKTVQSALKELQERFFIQKEHCYKNKQYITNRYKIIYLTKNRWFKLDPYIFKTNIKSTDFVIYCYIISRMKETCKEAFPSYSTISKSTGISRVGSERDG, from the coding sequence ATGAGTATAAAAACTGTGCAATCAGCATTAAAGGAATTACAAGAACGTTTTTTCATCCAAAAAGAACATTGTTATAAAAACAAGCAATACATAACTAACCGTTACAAAATTATTTACTTAACAAAAAATCGTTGGTTTAAACTTGATCCATATATTTTTAAAACTAACATCAAGTCAACTGATTTTGTTATATATTGCTATATCATAAGCAGAATGAAAGAAACATGCAAAGAAGCTTTTCCAAGTTATTCGACAATTTCGAAATCAACAGGCATTAGTCGAGTAGGAAGTGAAAGAGATGGGTAA
- a CDS encoding RsmE family RNA methyltransferase translates to MPRFFSNQIASNQIIITGEDAKHITKVLRMKMGEAITVNDKAGTDYECEIAEIGEQVILNVLTKHKNETEPNVEIVLYQALPKSDKLDFIVQKAVELGVTKIVPMTTKFCIAKADEKSFEKKLIRYNKIVFEAAKQSGRGIIPLVENILSFEQAIQQGKDECSILYYEHGGEPTACIVNSNTSKVNIYVGSEGGFSEQEVIYAKEHGIRLGTLGKLILRCETAPIVGLSLVLNATNHM, encoded by the coding sequence ATGCCACGTTTTTTTAGCAATCAAATTGCAAGCAACCAAATAATCATTACTGGGGAAGATGCTAAACATATTACAAAAGTTTTACGTATGAAAATGGGTGAGGCTATTACAGTTAATGATAAAGCCGGAACCGATTATGAATGTGAAATTGCTGAAATTGGGGAACAAGTTATTTTAAATGTATTAACAAAACATAAGAACGAAACGGAACCTAACGTAGAAATTGTATTATATCAAGCACTTCCCAAATCGGATAAATTAGATTTTATTGTGCAAAAAGCAGTAGAGCTGGGTGTGACCAAGATTGTACCGATGACTACAAAGTTTTGCATTGCAAAAGCCGATGAAAAATCATTTGAAAAAAAATTGATTCGTTATAATAAAATTGTTTTTGAAGCAGCAAAACAGTCCGGAAGAGGAATAATTCCTTTGGTCGAGAATATACTAAGTTTTGAGCAAGCAATTCAACAAGGAAAAGACGAGTGTAGTATTTTATACTATGAGCATGGTGGAGAACCAACAGCCTGTATTGTAAATAGTAATACGTCAAAGGTGAATATTTATGTTGGCAGCGAGGGAGGATTTAGTGAGCAAGAGGTTATCTATGCGAAAGAGCATGGAATTCGACTTGGAACACTAGGAAAGCTGATTCTTCGTTGTGAAACTGCACCAATTGTAGGATTAAGTTTAGTACTAAATGCAACAAATCATATGTAA
- a CDS encoding ATP-binding protein, producing MERLILNDLLKWKESKHRKPLILKGVRQVGKTWILKEFGKRYYDNIAYFNFDEHEEYKQFFEKTKDVDRLLQNLVMASGQIVKPHETLIVFDEIQECPNALNTLKYFCENTPQYHVACAGSLLGITLAKPSSFPVGKVDFLEIGPMTFTEFLMANGDQNLVSYMDSIDTIEPIPDAFFNPLYEKLKMYFVTGGMPEAVKAWTEDRNVELIQQVLSNIIGAYERDFAKHTEPKDFPKISLVWKSIPSQLARENKKFIYKVVKEGARAREYEDALQWLVDANLADKIYRSTAPGLPISAYDDLSAFKLYLVDVGLLRRLALLAPSAFGEGNRLFVEFKGALSENYVLQALKNQFEATPRYWAIDNPRYEVDYLIQRENDIIPVEVKSEDNVESKSLKKFKEKFGDKIKLRVRFSLNNLKLDDDVLNIPLFMADYADKIIGMVMRKMEVN from the coding sequence ATGGAACGGTTAATATTAAATGATTTGTTAAAGTGGAAGGAATCAAAACATCGCAAACCTTTAATTTTAAAGGGCGTTCGCCAAGTGGGTAAGACTTGGATATTAAAGGAGTTTGGTAAACGTTATTATGACAATATTGCATACTTTAACTTTGATGAACACGAGGAGTATAAACAGTTTTTTGAGAAAACAAAAGATGTAGATCGTCTTCTTCAGAATTTAGTCATGGCAAGTGGGCAAATTGTAAAACCACATGAAACACTTATTGTTTTTGATGAAATACAGGAATGTCCTAATGCATTAAATACATTAAAATATTTTTGTGAGAACACACCCCAATACCATGTTGCATGTGCCGGTTCCTTGCTCGGTATTACTTTAGCAAAACCATCTTCTTTTCCAGTAGGAAAGGTTGACTTTTTAGAAATAGGGCCAATGACATTTACTGAGTTCTTGATGGCAAACGGTGATCAGAATCTTGTTTCATATATGGATAGTATTGATACGATTGAACCAATACCTGATGCGTTCTTTAATCCTCTTTATGAAAAATTAAAGATGTATTTTGTTACAGGTGGTATGCCAGAAGCAGTAAAAGCATGGACAGAAGATCGCAATGTTGAGTTAATACAACAAGTGCTGTCTAATATTATTGGTGCGTATGAGCGCGATTTTGCGAAACATACTGAACCAAAGGACTTTCCTAAAATTTCATTAGTGTGGAAGTCTATTCCTTCTCAATTAGCTAGAGAGAACAAGAAGTTTATCTACAAAGTAGTTAAAGAGGGCGCAAGAGCAAGAGAGTATGAGGATGCTCTACAATGGCTAGTTGACGCTAATTTAGCTGATAAGATATATCGCAGCACAGCTCCTGGGCTACCTATTTCGGCTTATGATGACTTGTCTGCATTTAAACTATACCTAGTCGACGTTGGACTACTTCGTCGACTAGCTTTGCTTGCGCCATCAGCATTCGGTGAGGGCAATCGTTTGTTTGTAGAGTTTAAGGGAGCGCTTAGTGAAAACTATGTGCTACAAGCCCTTAAAAATCAATTTGAAGCCACACCACGCTACTGGGCAATAGATAATCCACGGTATGAAGTAGACTATCTAATACAGCGTGAAAATGACATTATTCCCGTAGAAGTGAAATCCGAGGATAATGTGGAAAGTAAGAGCCTTAAGAAGTTTAAAGAGAAGTTTGGAGATAAAATCAAACTGCGTGTGCGCTTTTCACTGAATAATTTAAAACTAGATGATGATGTTTTGAATATACCATTGTTTATGGCTGATTATGCCGATAAGATAATTGGAATGGTGATGAGGAAGATGGAGGTGAATTAA
- a CDS encoding tyrosine-type recombinase/integrase: MGKNGHNEGSIRNRPDRKWEARYTAGRNELGRQIQRSIYGKTRTEVAKKLNDVLNKLHAGQYIAPNKITLSEWLTTWLKEYASVTLRPSTYISYEGYIHNHINPIMGGIPLKNLTTDRLQVFYNEKSESGRLDGKGGLSPKTLRNLHNMLHKALEQACKNNMIASNVSDNTILPKRENKEMRVLSRSEQKTLLQHIDSERLGFAILLDLSTGMRIGELCGLKWNDIDFDRKVLFIRRTLQRVKTSIAELENSNAPKTMILEGNVKTDNSYREVPIQEKIFIKLLEYQKRQQQEKTLASSAYDDNDYIFATQLGGVIEPSTMRDMYNRLLKQAGISHANFHALRHTFATRAIESGVPIKAVSDILGHATVQLTMDLYCHSSIDLKREAVDKMAELW; the protein is encoded by the coding sequence ATGGGTAAAAACGGACATAATGAGGGGAGTATTAGAAATCGTCCTGACAGAAAATGGGAAGCTCGCTATACCGCAGGCAGAAATGAGCTTGGTAGACAAATTCAACGATCCATTTATGGTAAGACCAGAACAGAAGTTGCTAAAAAGTTAAATGATGTATTAAATAAACTCCATGCAGGACAGTATATTGCACCAAACAAGATTACGCTATCCGAATGGCTCACCACCTGGTTAAAAGAATATGCGAGTGTTACATTAAGGCCATCAACTTACATCAGCTATGAAGGTTATATCCATAACCACATTAACCCCATTATGGGTGGCATCCCCTTAAAGAATCTAACAACTGATAGACTTCAGGTTTTTTACAACGAGAAAAGCGAAAGTGGTAGGCTTGATGGAAAAGGCGGCTTATCTCCTAAAACATTGCGAAATCTACATAACATGCTGCACAAGGCACTTGAACAAGCATGTAAAAATAATATGATTGCAAGTAATGTAAGTGATAACACGATTCTTCCCAAGCGTGAGAATAAAGAAATGCGTGTATTATCTCGAAGTGAGCAAAAGACTTTGTTGCAACACATTGATAGCGAGCGATTAGGATTTGCCATTTTACTTGATTTATCTACAGGAATGCGTATTGGTGAGCTTTGTGGACTCAAATGGAACGATATTGATTTTGACCGTAAAGTGTTGTTTATCCGAAGAACATTGCAACGTGTAAAAACGAGCATAGCTGAACTTGAAAACTCGAATGCACCAAAAACAATGATATTAGAGGGTAATGTCAAAACAGATAACAGTTATCGTGAAGTCCCTATCCAAGAAAAAATCTTTATAAAGCTTCTGGAATATCAAAAGCGCCAACAACAAGAGAAAACTCTTGCTAGTAGCGCTTACGATGATAATGATTATATTTTTGCTACACAGCTTGGTGGTGTAATTGAACCGTCTACCATGCGTGACATGTATAATCGGCTATTGAAACAAGCAGGCATTAGTCATGCTAATTTTCATGCGTTACGTCACACCTTTGCTACAAGAGCAATTGAAAGTGGTGTACCGATTAAAGCTGTGAGCGATATCTTAGGACATGCTACCGTTCAGCTTACAATGGATTTGTATTGTCACTCATCAATTGATTTAAAACGTGAGGCTGTTGATAAGATGGCGGAGTTATGGTAG
- a CDS encoding helix-turn-helix domain-containing protein produces MDTKVKSVQDLPFALSAADVADILGISRANAYNLLKSKNFPTLHIGKRMVVPKYRLFEWIDNNIQVANG; encoded by the coding sequence ATGGACACTAAAGTAAAATCAGTACAGGATCTCCCGTTCGCTTTATCAGCTGCAGATGTTGCAGACATTCTAGGAATTTCTCGAGCAAATGCTTACAATCTTTTAAAGTCTAAAAACTTCCCAACTCTCCATATTGGAAAGCGTATGGTAGTTCCAAAATACCGTTTATTTGAATGGATTGACAACAATATTCAAGTAGCAAACGGCTAA
- a CDS encoding toll/interleukin-1 receptor domain-containing protein codes for MKVFISWSGELSKKIAEILKRKIPCIIQSVEVFYSSNDIQKGENWDAKLVDELASCNFGIVCLTQENVNAPWVHFESGALSKALDSRVSALLIDINPSELKGPLSKFQNTKIDKEDFKLLMTSINNATESKLSKEVLEETFEMVWKSIDEEIKSVLSSVKPSMNQPQPKASQENSQAIEEILVLLRKQNNILSDPEQFIPQNYLARVLTECSRKMPLNSRRINVDNRSTEEFIYEIVRWMENVGCACENSPYMREMYSMLEFDRLVSIILSLLDHSSKNDFSIEFLNEMRHKLFRLRDFREPSISDNRDIKLGYTKNFV; via the coding sequence ATGAAAGTATTCATTAGTTGGTCTGGTGAGTTAAGTAAGAAAATAGCTGAGATATTAAAAAGAAAAATTCCATGTATTATTCAATCAGTTGAAGTGTTCTATTCGTCAAATGATATTCAAAAAGGTGAAAATTGGGATGCAAAATTGGTTGATGAATTAGCAAGCTGCAATTTTGGAATTGTTTGTTTAACACAGGAGAATGTTAATGCACCTTGGGTGCATTTTGAATCTGGTGCATTATCAAAGGCCCTAGATTCAAGGGTATCAGCACTACTCATTGATATTAACCCCTCTGAGCTAAAAGGACCTCTAAGCAAGTTCCAAAATACAAAAATAGATAAAGAAGACTTTAAATTACTAATGACATCCATAAATAACGCGACTGAAAGTAAGTTGAGTAAAGAAGTTTTGGAAGAGACATTTGAAATGGTATGGAAAAGCATAGATGAGGAGATAAAAAGTGTTTTGTCATCAGTAAAACCAAGTATGAATCAACCACAACCAAAAGCAAGTCAAGAAAATAGCCAAGCAATAGAGGAAATACTAGTGTTACTTAGAAAACAAAACAATATACTTTCAGATCCAGAGCAATTCATACCACAAAATTATTTAGCTCGTGTATTAACGGAGTGTTCAAGAAAAATGCCATTAAATTCACGTAGAATTAATGTGGATAATCGAAGTACAGAAGAATTTATTTATGAAATTGTGAGATGGATGGAAAATGTCGGTTGCGCTTGTGAGAATAGCCCTTATATGCGTGAGATGTACAGTATGCTTGAATTTGATAGGTTAGTTTCAATTATTTTGAGTTTGCTAGATCATTCATCTAAAAATGATTTTTCTATAGAATTTCTAAATGAAATGCGACATAAGTTATTTCGATTAAGAGATTTTAGAGAGCCATCTATTTCAGATAACCGGGATATAAAACTAGGGTATACCAAGAATTTTGTGTAA
- a CDS encoding DUF6076 domain-containing protein codes for MRIYISNNKEYVDDIEYDLGANIFSFIELNNTEVSSQFNKILTILYDKSIRMNNKNLINESKNFATEIKRIHPYFSIVSEFIVDEFDLDFEQRSKEKLTKYLQYFYITIPQVRLATLYLLQTSFNIEQLKDKTWMQRGNLYLNNLFLKHMIQESNILPSITLSVKKDVVIKTIDAKKLIDVININFLYLYENRILFRKCKNCGKFFVLDGASNIQYCERIIPGSKKTCREMGAVLIYQKKAFDNPVAKLYNREYKKRNARIRYGMISKEDFNNWANAARIQRDKCLRQRITLDEFVNWLDNS; via the coding sequence ATGCGTATATATATTTCCAATAATAAAGAGTATGTAGATGATATTGAGTATGATTTAGGTGCAAATATATTTAGTTTTATTGAACTTAATAATACGGAAGTATCAAGCCAGTTTAATAAAATATTAACTATTTTATATGATAAATCAATAAGAATGAACAATAAGAATTTAATTAACGAATCTAAAAATTTTGCGACTGAAATTAAGAGAATACATCCATATTTTTCAATAGTATCCGAGTTTATTGTGGATGAATTTGATTTAGATTTTGAACAGAGATCTAAAGAGAAACTCACTAAATATCTTCAGTATTTTTATATCACTATACCACAAGTACGTTTAGCTACTTTATATTTACTTCAAACAAGTTTTAATATAGAACAGTTGAAAGATAAAACTTGGATGCAACGAGGTAATTTATATTTAAATAATTTGTTTCTTAAACATATGATACAGGAATCTAATATTTTACCAAGCATTACATTAAGTGTTAAAAAGGATGTAGTTATAAAAACAATTGATGCAAAGAAGCTCATAGATGTAATTAATATTAATTTTTTATATCTATATGAAAACCGTATTCTATTTAGAAAGTGTAAAAACTGCGGTAAATTCTTCGTACTAGATGGTGCAAGCAACATTCAGTACTGTGAGCGAATTATTCCAGGATCAAAAAAAACTTGTCGTGAAATGGGCGCGGTTCTTATTTATCAGAAGAAGGCTTTTGATAATCCTGTAGCTAAATTGTATAATAGGGAATATAAAAAACGCAACGCACGTATACGTTATGGAATGATAAGCAAGGAAGATTTTAATAACTGGGCAAATGCTGCTAGAATTCAAAGAGACAAGTGCTTACGTCAACGCATTACACTTGACGAATTTGTAAACTGGTTAGATAACAGTTGA
- a CDS encoding AAA family ATPase: MLNGLYINDVILSKPIERTSYLYDIPSVNYLINNHKISFQKKVTFFVGENGTGKSTFLEAIAVAFGFNAEGGTKNFSFSTNQSHSELWKHITLSKSKIAKDGFFLRAESFYNFASKIDQMDSEPSFGALIIDSYGGVSLHEQSHGESFLALVQNRFGGNGVYILDEPEAALSPMRLLTLLAEINELTKRNSQFIIATHSPILMTYPDAEILEFSQKGIQSVGYKDTEHYQITRRFLENPEQIYKYLFEE; the protein is encoded by the coding sequence TTGTTAAACGGTCTCTATATAAACGATGTAATACTAAGTAAACCAATTGAAAGAACTTCATATTTGTATGATATACCATCCGTAAACTATTTAATAAACAATCATAAAATATCTTTTCAGAAAAAAGTTACATTCTTTGTAGGAGAAAATGGAACAGGCAAGTCGACTTTTCTTGAAGCAATTGCTGTAGCCTTTGGCTTTAATGCTGAAGGCGGAACGAAAAATTTTAGCTTTTCAACAAATCAATCACATTCAGAGTTGTGGAAACATATCACGTTATCCAAATCTAAAATAGCAAAAGATGGCTTTTTTCTTAGAGCAGAAAGTTTTTATAATTTTGCAAGCAAGATTGATCAAATGGATAGTGAACCTTCATTTGGTGCTCTGATAATTGATAGTTATGGAGGCGTTTCTTTACATGAACAATCGCATGGTGAAAGTTTTTTGGCATTAGTACAAAATCGATTTGGAGGAAATGGTGTATATATTTTGGATGAGCCTGAAGCCGCATTGTCTCCAATGAGATTGTTAACATTGCTTGCAGAAATAAATGAATTGACAAAACGCAATTCACAATTTATCATTGCAACGCATTCACCGATTTTGATGACATATCCTGATGCAGAAATACTTGAATTTTCTCAGAAAGGTATTCAATCGGTAGGATATAAGGATACAGAACATTATCAAATTACAAGACGATTTTTAGAAAATCCTGAACAAATATATAAATATTTATTTGAAGAATAA